The Aedes aegypti strain LVP_AGWG chromosome 3, AaegL5.0 Primary Assembly, whole genome shotgun sequence genome contains a region encoding:
- the LOC5577325 gene encoding chitobiosyldiphosphodolichol beta-mannosyltransferase, which translates to MKSPAPNIERACVVVLGDIGRSPRMQYHVKSLAESRYCVDLVGYVESKPLEDLTSNPNVRIHPLSPFPELHLPGLAKYLFKSCWQALTLLMVLISIRKPKFILCQNPPAIPTVVVVYAYCFFARSKMVIDWHNYTHTILAMASSSGSKSPIVRLAKAIEAYFGRKSVENLCVTKAMQQDLQENWNISATVLYDRPPLQFHPITLEEKHNLFMDLAKIIPQFASTERNALEEASAFTVKLATGEVQYRPDRPALLISSTSWTPDEDFGVLLAALDAYEMRAINEPKHYPYLVCVITGKGPQKEHYKALIRERPWQKVSVVTPWLENADYPRLLAAGDLGVCLHYSSSDLDLPMKVVDMFGCGLPVCAMGFKCIGELVQHGQNGFVFGTSDELASQLSDWFQDFPTNVALTNQKERINQKLKEFQQLRWVENWDRNVKPLLERI; encoded by the exons ATGAAAAGCCCTGCCCCGAACATCGAGCGTGCCTGCGTGGTGGTCCTGGGCGACATTGGCCGCAGCCCCCGGATGCAATACCACGTGAAAAGCCTGGCCGAATCGCGCTACTGCGTGGACTTGGTTGGATACGTGGAATCCAAACCGTTGGAAGATCTGACGTCGAATCCCAACGTGAGAATCCATCCGCTGAGCCCCTTCCCGGAACTGCACCTACCCGGGCTGGCCAAGTACCTATTCAAATCATGCTGGCAAGCGCTGACCCTGCTGATGGTCCTCATCAGCATCCGGAAGCCGAAGTTCATCCTGTGCCAGAATCCTCCGGCCATTCCGACAGTGGTCGTAGTTTATGCGTATTGTTTTTTCGCCCGGTCCAAAATGGTCATCGATTGGCACAACTATACGCACACGATTCTGGCCATGGCGTCATCATCCGGGTCGAAGAGTCCCATCGTCCGGCTGGCCAAGGCTATTGAAGCGTACTTTGGCCGGAAGAGCGTCGAGAATCTCTGCGTCACCAAAGCGATGCAACAGGATCTCCAAGAAAACTGGAATATCAG TGCAACAGTTTTGTATGATCGTCCACCACTACAATTTCACCCAATAACGCTTGAAGAGAAGCACAACCTGTTTATGGATCTCGCTAAAATAATCCCACAATTTGCAAGCACTGAGCGCAACGCATTGGAGGAAGCGTCGGCTTTCACCGTTAAACTTGCCACTGGTGAGGTTCAGTATCGTCCGGACCGTCCGGCTCTACTCATATCTAGCACCAGCTGGACTCCGGACGAAGATTTTGGAGTACTGCTCGCCGCGTTGGATGCCTACGAAATGCGCGCCATAAATGAGCCCAAACACTATCCATACCTGGTTTGCGTTATAACAGGTAAAGGGCCACAGAAAGAGCACTACAAAGCTCTGATAAGGGAGAGACCTTGGCAGAAAGTATCGGTCGTAACTCCGTGGCTGGAGAATGCTGACTACCCAAGGCTTCTTGCGGCCGGAGATCTCGGCGTTTGTCTACATTATAGCTCCAGTGATCTTGACCTTCCCATGAAGGTAGTCGACATGTTCGGCTGTGGGCTGCCAGTCTGTGCCATGGGCTTCAAATG CATTGGTGAACTGGTACAGCATGGGCAGAATGGCTTTGTATTCGGTACTTCCGATGAATTGGCGAGCCAGCTCAGTGACTGGTTCCAGGATTTTCCGACGAATGTGGCCTTAACCAACCAAAAAGAGAGAATCAACCAAaaattgaaggaattccagcaGCTACGCTGGGTGGAGAATTGGGATCGAAATGTGAAACCTTTGCTTGAGAGGATCTGA